A window of Streptomyces sp. NBC_01224 genomic DNA:
GGCGGGGCTCGTCATCAACTCCTGCGCCCGGACCGAGCCGGCCTTGGCGGTGTCGCCCAAGCGGTGCATGTGGTCGATCATGCCGGGCCCGTGCTCGTGAAACTCCTCCTTCGGGAGCAGGTCGGCCTCGGAGACGACGCCGACGACGTGGCCCCCGCCTTCGACGACAGGCGCGGCGGTGACTTTCCACCGTTCCAGGGCGGCAGCGATCTCTTTGAATTCAGCGTCGGGGGTGACGGTGACGACGGTCTTCGTCATGACGTCGTTGACGGTGTGCCGGGCGGAGGTCATGGCAGGTTCCCCGATGAGTGCGGGCGAGTGGCCGACTGCTGCCGTGCGGCGGATAGGCGCTTGTTCGCCCCGGGCGAGAATCTCGGGCCTGATCTCGGGGGATTCTGCCTCGGACATCGCCGCCCCTTCTTCGGTGGGTGGCAGCCAGCCCTCTTCACCATCACACCCCCGGCCCTGGGGCGGGATGGGCCCGACAGGCCCCGGTGGGGACCGACCGGCCCATGCGGGGTCAGTGACGAGGGACTGAGCCGGAGCGTGTGCGTCAGGACATCTTCGAGGATCTCCTCCTGGATTGCGTGGTCCCTGCGCAGGAAGAGTTGTACGAGGTCGCTGCGGCTCAGGACCCCGATCAGCTGGCCTTCGCTGTCGACTGCGGGGAGCCCCTTGACTTTGTGCTGCTCCATGACGCGGACGGCGCTCCACTCGGGAGCCGCGGTGATCGCCGGGTGGCTCATGAGATCGCCGGCGGTGTTCGCGCCGCTCCCGGAGTCGTGCCTGCGGAGCAGGACGCTTCGGACACGACGCCCACGGGGTGCGCAGGGGTCCGTTCGGCCCTGTTGGCCCGGTACGAACGGTGCATTCGTGAAATTGGCGGAAGGAGCCATTGCGAGGATGCGGAGAAGCGACTGATGGCCGTGCACCGCACGATCAGGAACCGCGAGAAGCGGTTGGCTCTTTCCGCCCCATGACATGAGCTTCAGGGGTTGCCGGCGTCACGCGCCGGATCGAGATCCGGCGGCAGATCGTCCACGGCGTATTCGAGGGAATGGTCGACACTGACGACGCCGTCGACGGAGAGGCACAGGAGTTCGATGATCGGAATGGTTGAACGCTCCTCCACTCTTCCGCTCAGGGTGACAACTCCTTCCTGAACTGTCACTGTCACGCCCCCGGGTGTCATCCGGAGAGTCCGGCCCAGTACCTCGTCGACGATTTCTTCGTGTATGGCGTCGTCGCGGCGGAGCATGGGGCGGAGCAGATCCGAGCGGCTGACGATGCCCACGAGCGTGCCGGTGTCATCGATGACCGGAAGGCGTTTGACGCCCCGCTCGTTCAGGAAGCGCGCTGTTTCGACGATGCTCCACGCGGGCCGGGCCGTCAGCACGGGAGTGGACATGAGATCACCGGCGGTGCGGGCGTCCATGGTGCGGTGGTTCACGGCCGCGGTCCCGCGCAATTGGTCACGGCCCTCTGCTTCCGGCAGGTCGGCCTCGGAGACGATGCCGATGGGGTGGTGGTGGGTGTCCACGACGGGAAGGGCGGAGACTTCGTTGTAGGCGAGGCTCCAGGCGACCGTCTTGAGTGACGCTTCGGGGCTGGCCGTGGCCACGTCCCGGGTCATGACTTCGGCGACAGTGCGGTGCATCATGGTTCGATTTCCCTTTCGTGCAGGGGCGCCAGTCGTGGGCGGCGACGGCAACGGGGGCCGCGGCGTGATGCAGGACGGCATGAGCCACCGGCCCGAGGCGGACACCCGGAGGAGAGCGGCTTGGGTGCCGACCGACGACGAGGTCCGCGCCCGCTGCGGCCTTGACGAGCTGACGGCCCGCGGGTCCCATGAGTGCCACCCGGTCGACGCTCACCGACGGCAAGGCCCGCGGTCACCTGGCGGTCCACGGCTTCGTATCCCGTGTTCAGCCCGCCACCGGGCGATCCGGCCAACCGTGACCGAGCCTCGTCCCGGGGGTATTCGGTGCGGATCCGGTCATAATTCTGGAGTTTGAAGGCGGCGCCGGGCCCGGGCTGCTTGTGGGTGATGCGATGGTCCATGGCCGGGTCCTTGTCCTCGCTCCGAAATCCTCAAGGAGAGACTGCGGCGCATCGTTGTGAGCGGTGATGGCAGCAGCACGGCCTCACTGCTCTGCGGACGGTCCGTGCGTGACTCACTGCGGGGAGGTGGGTACGGGGTCATCCACGTGTGCGGTCACATG
This region includes:
- a CDS encoding CBS domain-containing protein translates to MMHRTVAEVMTRDVATASPEASLKTVAWSLAYNEVSALPVVDTHHHPIGIVSEADLPEAEGRDQLRGTAAVNHRTMDARTAGDLMSTPVLTARPAWSIVETARFLNERGVKRLPVIDDTGTLVGIVSRSDLLRPMLRRDDAIHEEIVDEVLGRTLRMTPGGVTVTVQEGVVTLSGRVEERSTIPIIELLCLSVDGVVSVDHSLEYAVDDLPPDLDPARDAGNP